In Pseudomonas putida, a genomic segment contains:
- a CDS encoding hydroxymethylglutaryl-CoA lyase: protein MIPANPDRMLIQEVAPRDGLQIEPTWVPSEDKIKLIDGLSQLGFSRIEAGSFVSPKAIPALRDGDEVFRGIQRAPGVVYVALIPNLKGAERALAAGADELNMVLSASQSHNLANMRMRREQSLAGFGDIVQAVQGRSVSLNATVATAFGCPFEGRIEEDQVLRLLDAYLELGVQGVTLADTTGMANPRQVERLVRRSLERLPAAMLTLHFHNTRGLGLCNVLAAFEAGARRFDAALGGLGGCPFAPGASGNICSEDLVNLCIETGIATGIDLDGLLALSRGLPALLGHEVPGQLAKAGRNCDLHPLPAGLPA from the coding sequence ATGATCCCTGCCAACCCCGACCGCATGTTGATCCAGGAAGTCGCCCCGCGTGACGGCCTGCAGATCGAGCCCACCTGGGTGCCCAGCGAAGACAAGATCAAGTTGATCGATGGCCTGTCGCAACTGGGCTTCAGCCGTATCGAGGCGGGCTCGTTCGTGTCCCCCAAGGCGATTCCCGCGCTGCGCGATGGCGACGAGGTGTTCCGCGGCATCCAGCGAGCACCGGGCGTGGTCTACGTGGCGCTGATTCCTAATCTCAAAGGCGCGGAACGGGCCCTGGCGGCTGGCGCCGACGAATTGAACATGGTGCTGTCCGCCAGCCAGTCGCACAACCTGGCGAACATGCGCATGCGCCGCGAACAGTCCCTGGCCGGCTTCGGCGATATCGTCCAGGCGGTGCAGGGCCGATCGGTGAGCCTCAACGCCACGGTGGCCACCGCCTTTGGCTGCCCCTTCGAGGGGCGTATCGAAGAAGACCAGGTATTGCGCCTGCTCGATGCCTACCTGGAACTTGGCGTGCAGGGCGTGACCCTGGCCGACACCACCGGCATGGCCAACCCGCGTCAGGTCGAACGCTTGGTCCGGCGTAGCCTGGAGCGCCTGCCAGCGGCGATGCTCACCTTGCACTTTCACAACACTCGCGGCCTTGGGTTGTGCAACGTACTGGCCGCCTTCGAAGCCGGTGCCCGGCGTTTCGATGCCGCGCTCGGCGGGCTGGGCGGCTGCCCGTTCGCCCCGGGGGCCTCGGGCAACATCTGCAGCGAAGACCTGGTCAACCTGTGCATCGAAACCGGCATCGCCACCGGTATCGACCTCGACGGCCTGCTGGCCTTGTCGCGCGGGCTGCCCGCGCTGCTCGGCCACGAAGTCCCCGGGCAACTGGCCAAAGCTGGCCGCAACTGCGACCTGCACCCGCTGCCAGCTGGCCTGCCAGCCTGA
- a CDS encoding CaiB/BaiF CoA transferase family protein produces MPAPLEGIRVLEIGTLIAAPFAARLLGEFGAEVIKIEALGQGDPLRKWRKLHEGTSLWWYLQSRNKKSLALDLKAAEGLDIVKRLLAETDVLIENLRPGALEKLGLGWDVLHALNPKLTLVRISGYGQSGPYRDRPGFGAIGEAMGGIRYTTGEQGSAPARAGVSLGDSLASLHAVMGALLSLFNVRANGGVGQVVDVSLVESVFNLMESLVPEYDLLGHVRERSGGSLPGIAPSNTYRTADGAFVVIAGNSDPIFRRLMQAIGRPELGEAPEFAHNDGRAAQSALLDDAIETWTRRHGIDQVLAALEVAEVPAGRIYSVADIVNDPHYNARGMLLDSQLPDGTQVRMPGIVPKLSATPGRVDWQGPALGEHTDALLGGLGLDAERIAQLRAQGVVQ; encoded by the coding sequence ATGCCTGCTCCGCTCGAAGGTATAAGGGTCCTGGAAATCGGCACCCTGATCGCCGCCCCCTTCGCCGCTCGCCTGCTCGGTGAGTTCGGCGCCGAAGTCATCAAGATCGAAGCCCTGGGCCAGGGCGACCCCCTTCGCAAGTGGCGAAAGCTGCACGAGGGCACCTCGCTCTGGTGGTACCTGCAATCGCGCAACAAGAAGTCGCTGGCGCTCGACCTCAAGGCCGCTGAAGGCCTCGACATCGTCAAACGCCTGCTGGCCGAAACCGACGTGTTGATCGAGAACCTGCGCCCCGGTGCCCTGGAAAAACTCGGCCTGGGCTGGGACGTGCTGCACGCGCTCAACCCCAAACTCACCCTGGTGCGCATTTCCGGCTACGGCCAGAGCGGCCCGTACCGCGACCGCCCCGGTTTCGGCGCGATCGGCGAAGCCATGGGCGGTATCCGCTATACCACTGGCGAACAAGGCTCGGCACCGGCCCGCGCCGGGGTGAGCCTGGGTGATTCGCTGGCCTCGCTGCACGCGGTGATGGGCGCCCTGCTCTCGCTGTTCAACGTACGCGCCAATGGCGGCGTCGGCCAGGTGGTCGACGTGTCGTTGGTAGAAAGCGTGTTCAACCTGATGGAAAGCCTGGTGCCCGAGTACGACCTGCTCGGCCATGTCCGCGAGCGCAGCGGCGGCTCGCTTCCGGGTATCGCACCGTCCAACACCTACCGCACCGCCGATGGTGCTTTCGTGGTCATCGCCGGCAACAGCGACCCGATCTTCCGTCGTCTGATGCAGGCCATCGGCCGCCCGGAACTGGGCGAAGCGCCAGAATTCGCCCACAACGATGGCCGCGCCGCGCAGTCCGCATTGCTCGACGACGCCATCGAAACCTGGACCCGCCGCCATGGCATCGACCAGGTGCTGGCCGCGCTGGAAGTGGCAGAAGTACCCGCCGGGCGCATCTACTCGGTGGCCGATATCGTCAACGACCCGCACTACAATGCCCGCGGCATGCTGCTCGACAGCCAGTTGCCGGATGGCACACAGGTGCGCATGCCGGGCATCGTGCCCAAGCTCTCCGCCACCCCGGGGCGAGTCGACTGGCAGGGCCCGGCGCTGGGCGAGCATACCGACGCGCTGCTCGGCGGCCTTGGCCTGGATGCCGAACGGATCGCCCAACTGCGGGCACAGGGGGTGGTGCAATGA
- a CDS encoding LysR family transcriptional regulator codes for MQLNNLIRRLDLVTLQLFVAIHEEGSLTRAATREAIALSAASKRLNELESALGTPLFARQARGMQLTPAGETLLHHARRMLFNLEKIGLELGEHLQGVRGYVRMLANLSAIIQFLPEDLAEFSARHERIKVELEERPSNGVVQGLLDGVADLGICSSDCDTRGLHTVCYKRDQLVLVVRAGHPLAEARQVAFSDTLDNDFVGLHAASSINMRSVEAARRAGKVLRLRIHVPSFDAVCRMVQADMGVGILPRKAFELFGAALGLHAVALQDEWAERELLLVAREREALSPVSRLLFEHLSAAQP; via the coding sequence ATGCAACTGAACAACCTGATCCGCCGCCTCGACCTGGTGACCCTGCAGCTGTTCGTGGCCATCCATGAGGAAGGTAGCCTGACCCGCGCCGCCACCCGTGAGGCGATCGCGCTGTCGGCGGCGAGCAAGCGCCTCAACGAGCTCGAGAGCGCACTGGGCACGCCGCTGTTCGCCCGCCAGGCACGTGGCATGCAGCTGACGCCCGCCGGCGAAACGCTGCTGCACCATGCCCGGCGCATGTTGTTCAACCTGGAGAAGATCGGCCTGGAACTGGGTGAACACCTGCAAGGGGTGCGCGGCTATGTACGGATGCTGGCCAACCTGTCGGCGATCATCCAATTCCTGCCCGAGGACCTGGCCGAGTTCTCCGCGCGCCACGAGCGGATCAAGGTCGAGCTCGAGGAGCGGCCGAGCAACGGTGTGGTCCAGGGGCTGCTCGACGGCGTCGCAGACCTTGGCATCTGCTCCAGCGATTGCGATACGCGCGGGCTGCACACCGTGTGCTACAAGCGCGACCAGCTGGTGCTGGTGGTGCGCGCCGGGCATCCGTTGGCCGAGGCCCGCCAGGTGGCGTTCAGCGACACCCTGGACAACGACTTCGTCGGGCTGCATGCCGCCAGCTCGATCAACATGCGCAGCGTCGAGGCGGCACGCCGGGCCGGCAAGGTACTGCGCCTGCGCATCCATGTGCCGAGCTTCGACGCGGTGTGCCGCATGGTACAGGCCGATATGGGCGTCGGCATCCTGCCGCGCAAGGCCTTCGAATTGTTCGGCGCGGCGCTGGGGCTGCATGCAGTGGCCTTGCAGGACGAGTGGGCCGAGCGCGAGTTGCTGCTGGTGGCGCGTGAGCGCGAGGCCCTGTCGCCGGTGAGCCGCCTGCTGTTCGAGCACCTAAGCGCTGCACAACCCTGA
- a CDS encoding HlyD family secretion protein, translating into MTEETRTTTTNAIADTPEGSPVPSQPGPPPRSRRVRILSSLTFAAVALAGILLVLYAWRLPPFSSAIESTENALVRGQVTIIGPQLAGYIVDVPVHDFQFVKAGDLLVQLDDRIYKQRLAQAIAQLQQQRAALANNLQQRNSADATIAQRRAAIDDAAAQASKASADLRRNQALVTDGSVSRSELDLSRANQAAAVASLAQAKAALEIARQDRETVVVNRASLEAAVENAKAAVELARIDLDNTRVTAPRDGQLGQIGTRLGAYVNSGAQLMALVPDTLWVIANMKETQMANVRIGQPVSFTVDALNHLKLHGHVQQISPATGSEFALLQSDNATGNFVKIAQRIPVRITVDADQADARHLRPGMSVVVSIDTRVQPTAQP; encoded by the coding sequence ATGACCGAAGAAACCCGTACCACGACCACCAACGCCATCGCCGACACCCCGGAAGGCAGCCCAGTGCCCAGCCAACCCGGCCCGCCGCCGCGCTCGCGGCGGGTGCGCATCCTGTCTTCGCTGACCTTCGCCGCCGTGGCCCTGGCCGGCATCCTGCTGGTGCTGTACGCCTGGCGCCTGCCGCCCTTCAGCAGCGCCATCGAAAGCACCGAGAACGCCCTGGTGCGCGGCCAGGTGACCATCATCGGCCCGCAACTGGCCGGCTACATCGTCGACGTGCCAGTGCACGACTTCCAGTTCGTCAAGGCAGGCGACCTGCTGGTGCAGCTCGATGATCGGATCTACAAGCAGCGTCTGGCCCAGGCCATCGCCCAGTTGCAGCAGCAACGGGCAGCCCTGGCCAATAACCTGCAGCAACGCAACAGCGCCGATGCCACCATCGCGCAACGCCGTGCGGCCATCGACGACGCCGCAGCCCAGGCCAGCAAGGCCAGTGCGGACCTGCGTCGCAACCAGGCGCTGGTCACCGACGGCTCGGTATCGCGCAGCGAACTCGACCTGAGCCGCGCGAACCAGGCTGCAGCCGTGGCCAGCCTGGCCCAGGCCAAGGCGGCGCTGGAAATCGCCCGCCAGGACCGCGAGACCGTGGTGGTCAATCGCGCCTCCCTGGAAGCTGCGGTGGAAAACGCCAAGGCGGCAGTGGAACTGGCGCGCATCGACCTGGACAATACCCGGGTCACCGCCCCGCGGGACGGCCAGCTCGGCCAGATCGGCACGCGCCTGGGGGCCTACGTCAACTCCGGCGCGCAGTTGATGGCGCTGGTGCCGGATACCCTGTGGGTGATCGCCAACATGAAAGAAACCCAGATGGCCAACGTGCGCATCGGCCAGCCGGTATCGTTCACCGTGGATGCGCTGAATCACCTGAAACTGCACGGCCATGTGCAGCAGATATCGCCCGCCACCGGTTCGGAATTCGCCCTGCTGCAGTCGGACAATGCCACCGGTAACTTCGTCAAGATCGCCCAGCGCATTCCGGTGCGCATTACCGTCGATGCCGATCAGGCCGACGCCCGTCACCTACGCCCAGGCATGTCGGTGGTGGTGAGCATCGATACCCGTGTGCAACCGACGGCCCAACCATGA
- a CDS encoding MFS transporter — protein MDKYTPRAWLPHEKPTLPGSPSTPLHSTAKRLAFGVVGLLVAITGGLGNALVTANLVFLQGALGATSAEMAWLPAAYVMTNVSINLLLVKFRQQFGLRAFTEVFLVLYALVTFAHLFVNDLNSAIAVRAAHGMVGAALSSLGLYYMIQAFPERWRIKAVVLGLGASQLALPLARIFSEDLLLIAEWRGLYLFELGLALTALGCVLLLKLPPGDRYKTFERLDFLTFTLIAGGTALLCAVLSLGRIDWWLEAPWIGIALASAIALLLTGLAIEHNRSNPLLMTHWLGSGAVLRLALCVVLIRMVTSEQSTGAVGFLQALNMGSEQMRSLYAVMLLGALTGLAISALTISPQHLMMPLAFSLLAMATGAFMDSSSSNLTRPQQMYLSQFLLAFGSTFFLGPAMVLGMSHVRTNPRNLVSFSVLFGICNNLGGLIGAALLGTFQTWREKFHSSHLTEQLSYLEPLVSARVQSGGAGYAGILADPALRSEAGTRLLATAATREANVLAYNDVFMLIGSIAVLTMIWIFMRGTWLWYASRQAASSDTTSGAATR, from the coding sequence ATGGACAAATACACCCCGCGAGCGTGGCTTCCCCACGAAAAACCCACCCTACCCGGTTCGCCCTCGACGCCCCTGCACAGCACGGCCAAACGCCTGGCCTTCGGTGTGGTCGGGTTGCTGGTGGCGATCACCGGTGGGCTGGGCAACGCCCTGGTCACCGCCAACCTGGTGTTTCTCCAGGGCGCCCTCGGTGCCACCAGCGCGGAAATGGCCTGGCTGCCCGCCGCCTACGTGATGACCAACGTCTCGATCAACCTGTTGCTGGTGAAGTTTCGCCAACAGTTCGGCCTGCGTGCCTTCACCGAGGTGTTCCTGGTGCTGTACGCCTTGGTTACCTTTGCCCACCTGTTCGTCAACGACCTCAATTCGGCCATCGCCGTGCGTGCGGCCCACGGCATGGTGGGCGCAGCGCTGAGTTCGTTGGGCTTGTACTACATGATCCAGGCCTTCCCCGAGCGTTGGCGCATCAAGGCCGTGGTGCTCGGGCTCGGGGCATCGCAGTTGGCACTGCCGTTGGCGCGGATATTCTCCGAGGACTTGCTGCTGATCGCCGAATGGCGCGGCCTGTACCTGTTCGAACTAGGCCTGGCACTGACGGCGCTAGGCTGCGTACTGTTGCTCAAGCTGCCACCGGGAGACCGCTACAAAACGTTCGAGCGCCTGGACTTCCTGACCTTCACGTTGATCGCCGGCGGCACTGCACTGCTCTGCGCGGTGCTGTCGCTGGGGCGCATCGACTGGTGGCTGGAAGCGCCGTGGATCGGCATCGCACTGGCGTCGGCCATCGCCTTGCTGCTCACCGGCCTGGCCATCGAGCACAACCGCAGTAACCCGCTGTTGATGACTCACTGGCTGGGCAGCGGCGCAGTATTGCGCCTGGCCTTGTGCGTGGTGCTGATCCGCATGGTCACCTCCGAACAGTCGACAGGCGCGGTAGGTTTCCTGCAGGCGCTGAACATGGGCAGCGAACAGATGCGCTCGCTCTACGCGGTGATGCTGCTCGGCGCCTTGACAGGCCTTGCCATCAGCGCGCTAACCATCAGCCCGCAGCACCTGATGATGCCCCTGGCGTTCTCGCTGCTGGCCATGGCCACGGGCGCGTTCATGGACAGCAGTTCGAGCAACCTGACGCGGCCGCAACAGATGTACCTGAGCCAATTCCTGCTGGCATTCGGCAGCACGTTCTTCCTCGGCCCTGCGATGGTCCTGGGCATGAGCCATGTACGCACCAATCCACGTAATCTGGTGAGCTTCTCGGTACTGTTCGGGATCTGCAACAACCTCGGCGGCCTGATCGGCGCGGCCCTGCTGGGCACGTTCCAGACCTGGCGGGAAAAATTTCACTCCAGCCACCTCACCGAGCAGCTCAGCTACCTCGAGCCGCTGGTCAGCGCGCGCGTGCAAAGCGGCGGCGCGGGCTATGCCGGTATCCTCGCAGACCCGGCCTTGCGCAGCGAAGCCGGCACCCGCCTGCTGGCCACCGCAGCCACCCGCGAAGCCAACGTGCTGGCCTACAACGATGTGTTCATGTTGATCGGCAGCATCGCCGTGCTCACCATGATCTGGATTTTCATGCGCGGCACCTGGCTCTGGTACGCCTCCCGCCAGGCCGCCTCCTCCGATACCACCAGCGGCGCTGCCACCCGATGA
- a CDS encoding AraC family transcriptional regulator ligand-binding domain-containing protein, which produces MNGYEGDSRFIAAHHLPAGLIDLARSRGIDTHHLLRGCELFYDDIITGNVVISPHQFLRLIGNAQRLLDAADSSFLYGQRLWPGHYGPASLLLEQADHLLQALERIGQYRTLLSPLLSPVLHLDDRYLHLHWRESCAVDEHRVFLLEASMTAVVALARRQQQVKLPWRFQFAHAEPEYVEQYWVHLGDALSFDCPSTVMSLPREYLLQPWPAAGSTAQQVARQACEAQLAAWGWHSSFLDCLHAHLLGLIRQPLNLERVAAAFGNSPASFKRRLARHGTHFQEQLDLVRRDLALYLYQIKGYGNDEVAQYLGFNDNTNFRRSFKRWTGRVPSELGLLLG; this is translated from the coding sequence ATGAACGGCTACGAAGGCGACAGCCGTTTCATTGCCGCCCACCACCTGCCAGCGGGGCTCATCGACCTGGCCCGCTCGCGGGGTATCGACACGCACCACCTGCTGCGCGGCTGCGAGCTGTTCTATGACGACATCATCACCGGCAACGTGGTGATCAGCCCGCACCAGTTCCTGCGCCTGATCGGCAACGCCCAGCGTCTGCTGGACGCCGCCGACAGCAGCTTTCTCTATGGCCAACGCCTGTGGCCCGGGCACTATGGGCCGGCCAGCCTGCTGCTGGAGCAGGCCGACCATCTGCTCCAGGCCTTGGAGCGAATCGGTCAATATCGGACCCTGCTATCGCCGCTGCTGTCGCCAGTGCTGCACCTGGACGACCGCTACCTGCACCTGCACTGGCGCGAAAGCTGCGCGGTCGATGAGCACCGGGTGTTCCTGCTCGAAGCCAGCATGACTGCGGTGGTGGCACTGGCCCGGCGTCAACAGCAGGTCAAATTGCCCTGGCGCTTCCAGTTCGCCCATGCCGAACCTGAGTATGTGGAGCAATACTGGGTACATCTGGGCGATGCGCTGAGCTTCGACTGTCCGTCGACGGTGATGAGCCTGCCCCGCGAATACCTGCTGCAACCCTGGCCCGCTGCCGGCTCCACCGCCCAGCAAGTCGCTCGCCAGGCCTGCGAGGCACAGTTGGCGGCCTGGGGCTGGCACAGCAGCTTTCTCGACTGCTTGCACGCGCATCTGCTCGGGCTGATCCGCCAGCCGTTGAACCTGGAACGTGTGGCCGCGGCGTTCGGTAACAGCCCCGCGTCGTTCAAGCGGCGGCTGGCCCGGCATGGCACGCATTTTCAGGAACAGCTGGACCTGGTACGCCGGGACTTGGCGTTGTACCTGTATCAGATCAAGGGTTATGGCAACGACGAAGTCGCGCAATACCTGGGTTTCAACGACAACACCAACTTCCGCCGCTCGTTCAAGCGCTGGACTGGCCGGGTGCCCAGCGAGCTTGGGCTGTTACTGGGCTGA
- a CDS encoding GGDEF domain-containing protein, with amino-acid sequence MRLAPLLKQHGLTLAGLVVAANCGLLIYLAAGTLKTWAEINWMDVAGEGGTCLILCGWLVMLLRGRPAGRVTRLLSLGLCCIAFSMWMDTLDEFIRLAPEAVWDNWLETAPMPVGMLLMTLGMYHLQQEQRAITEQMRKREQLFREHRLFDKLTPLAGAQYLRQHLQQALLQAAGEQQPLSLVAIDLDSFSEINLRYGQDEGDQVLQVVAQLLLLNLRQQDMLCRLAGDRFVAVLPNTGERQAQAIAEDLRLSVTHLAHRSHRHGERLQLSATVATVMALEEDPAQLLRRLNLALSRAKPRQVRSA; translated from the coding sequence ATGCGTCTCGCCCCCTTACTCAAACAGCACGGACTGACCCTGGCCGGGCTGGTCGTGGCGGCCAACTGCGGTCTGCTCATCTACCTGGCGGCCGGAACCCTCAAGACCTGGGCCGAGATCAACTGGATGGACGTCGCCGGCGAAGGCGGTACCTGCCTGATTCTCTGCGGCTGGCTGGTGATGCTGCTGCGCGGACGTCCGGCCGGGCGGGTCACCCGCCTGCTGTCGCTGGGGCTATGTTGCATCGCCTTTTCGATGTGGATGGATACCCTCGACGAGTTCATCCGCCTGGCGCCCGAGGCGGTCTGGGACAACTGGCTGGAAACCGCGCCGATGCCGGTCGGCATGTTGCTGATGACCCTCGGCATGTACCACCTGCAGCAGGAACAACGCGCCATTACCGAACAGATGCGCAAGCGCGAGCAGTTGTTTCGTGAACACCGCCTGTTCGACAAGTTGACCCCGCTGGCCGGCGCCCAGTATCTGCGCCAGCACTTGCAGCAGGCGCTGCTGCAGGCGGCGGGTGAGCAGCAACCGCTGTCGCTGGTGGCCATCGACCTGGACAGCTTCAGTGAGATCAACCTGCGATACGGCCAGGACGAAGGCGACCAGGTGCTGCAAGTTGTCGCCCAGTTGCTGTTGCTCAACCTGCGCCAGCAGGACATGCTCTGTCGCCTGGCTGGCGACCGCTTCGTCGCGGTGCTGCCCAACACTGGCGAGCGCCAGGCCCAGGCCATCGCCGAAGACCTGCGCCTGAGCGTGACCCACCTCGCCCACCGCAGCCACCGTCATGGCGAACGCCTGCAACTGTCTGCCACGGTCGCCACTGTAATGGCCTTGGAAGAAGACCCGGCGCAGTTGCTCAGGCGCCTCAACCTGGCGTTGAGCCGAGCCAAGCCGCGCCAGGTACGCAGCGCATGA
- a CDS encoding purple acid phosphatase family protein codes for MHRPLLFATLLCAALPLAAAPPETQPLPRSAGLPYAAKGLADRIVLTPGQDAATQMAVSYRTDLAQADAVVELGPALAGPSLAAKAGQVGGSTQRLDSDNGPANYHQVRLDHLLPDTAYVYRVKGSAGWSEWHQFRTAKATFAPFTFVYLGDTQNDILAIASRTIRQALRSVAHPALVVHAGDLVASRDDLAHDDEWGEWNQAGGWSYAAIPQLPAFGNHEYLDTLNPDGSESRTLSPHVPAQFALPRNGAAGTQATSYFSDYQNVRFAVLDGTSALDLGTLQAQTRWLEVTLRSSKARWNIVVMHQPVYTCARPDDTEVLKAAWQPLLERYKVDLVLQGHDHCYSRLTHAEGRAATQAAQRGKRAIGPVYMVSVTGSKMYGLNDRALTQPDRIAEDTQLYQTIEVEQNRLRVRAYSADDQLYDAFDIQRDAKGRKFLHTPKLTLAEERFCRESAGPDGLPCTTRGK; via the coding sequence ATGCATCGCCCCCTGCTGTTCGCTACCCTACTCTGCGCCGCCCTACCCCTGGCAGCCGCGCCGCCCGAAACGCAACCGTTGCCGCGTTCTGCGGGCCTCCCATACGCCGCCAAAGGGCTGGCCGATCGCATTGTGCTGACCCCCGGGCAGGACGCCGCCACGCAGATGGCTGTCAGCTACCGCACCGACCTGGCCCAGGCCGACGCCGTAGTGGAGCTGGGGCCTGCCCTCGCCGGCCCCTCGCTGGCCGCCAAGGCCGGGCAGGTAGGTGGCAGTACCCAGCGTCTGGACAGCGACAACGGCCCCGCCAACTACCATCAAGTTCGCCTGGACCATCTGCTTCCAGACACGGCCTACGTGTACCGGGTAAAAGGCAGTGCCGGCTGGAGCGAATGGCACCAGTTCCGCACCGCCAAAGCCACTTTCGCCCCCTTCACCTTCGTCTACCTCGGCGACACCCAGAACGACATCCTCGCCATCGCCTCGCGCACCATCCGCCAGGCCCTGCGCAGCGTCGCGCATCCGGCCCTGGTGGTGCATGCCGGCGACCTGGTGGCGTCGCGCGACGACCTGGCCCACGACGACGAATGGGGCGAATGGAACCAGGCCGGCGGCTGGTCGTACGCAGCCATCCCTCAGTTGCCGGCGTTCGGCAACCACGAGTACCTCGACACGCTCAATCCGGACGGCAGCGAAAGCCGGACCCTCAGCCCCCATGTGCCCGCCCAGTTCGCCCTGCCACGCAACGGCGCGGCCGGCACCCAGGCCACCAGTTACTTCAGCGACTACCAGAACGTGCGCTTCGCGGTGCTCGACGGCACCTCCGCCCTTGACCTCGGCACCCTGCAGGCGCAAACCCGGTGGCTGGAAGTCACCCTGCGCAGCAGCAAGGCACGCTGGAACATCGTGGTCATGCACCAGCCGGTCTACACCTGCGCCCGCCCGGACGATACCGAGGTGCTGAAAGCCGCGTGGCAACCACTGCTCGAACGCTACAAGGTCGACCTGGTGTTGCAGGGTCACGACCATTGCTATAGCCGCCTCACCCATGCCGAGGGCCGCGCCGCCACCCAGGCCGCGCAACGCGGCAAGCGCGCCATCGGGCCGGTGTACATGGTGTCGGTCACCGGCTCGAAGATGTATGGCCTCAACGACCGTGCCCTCACCCAGCCCGATCGCATTGCCGAGGATACCCAGCTGTACCAGACCATCGAAGTCGAGCAGAACCGCCTGCGGGTGCGCGCCTACTCGGCCGACGACCAGCTATACGACGCCTTCGACATCCAGCGCGACGCCAAGGGTCGCAAATTCCTGCACACGCCCAAGCTGACCCTGGCCGAGGAACGTTTCTGCCGCGAGAGCGCCGGGCCGGACGGATTGCCCTGCACCACGCGGGGCAAGTGA